The Tenebrio molitor chromosome 5, icTenMoli1.1, whole genome shotgun sequence genome has a segment encoding these proteins:
- the tj gene encoding transcription factor MafA gives MQQTIGAHARMDQEDQHLAEEYVQDFVLDHLEGVTVKSEDKRMTEEAWMQREERCRQWSEDRRIPPLSPPPDSIYPQQPVLVNMTLMNDPGTPPDTPPSNSPVNCRPPTMMDEMMWFPQNVRQEPQAVRLDPQPLDLRPLHCMGGEPDWERREYIPSGMIMDNNNHHIIHQRPQSVCSGASALSPRLNHNTTSGYSTCSDDLGLNDEMLMTLSVRELNKRLHGCPREEVVRLKQKRRTLKNRGYAQNCRSKRLQQRHDLEQTNRSLQNELHRIKMELARVSQERDLLKQRLQIGRQSQIQHLNSDGQSSPEFYL, from the exons ATGCAGCAAACAATCGGTGCACATGCGAGGATGGACCAAGAGGACCAGCATCTAGCGGAAGAATACGTCCAGGATTTCGTCCTAGATCACCTGGAGGGCGTCACCGTCAAGAGCGAAGACAAGAGAATGACCGAGGAAGCGTGGATGCAGCGCGAGGAGAGGTGCAGGCAGTGGTCGGAAGACAGGAGGATACCGCCGCTGTCGCCGCCGCCGGACTCGATCTACCCCCAGCAACCCGTCTTGGTCAACATGACCCTCATGAACGATCCGGGCACGCCGCCCGACACCCCGCCCAGCAACTCGCCCGTCAACTGCCGACCCCCGACCATGATGGACGAGATGATGTGGTTCCCACAAAACGTCCGACAGGAGCCCCAAGCCGTCAGGCTGGACCCCCAGCCCCTGGACCTGCGCCCCCTGCACTGCATGGGGGGAGAGCCCGACTGGGAGCGCCGCGAGTACATCCCCTCAGGAATGATCATGGACAACAACAACCACCATATCATCCACCAAAG GCCCCAGTCCGTGTGCTCCGGCGCCAGCGCCCTCTCCCCCCGCCTCAACCACAACACCACCAGCGGCTACTCCACCTGCAGCGACGACCTGGGCCTCAACGACGAGATGCTGATGACGCTGTCGGTGCGGGAACTCAACAAGCGGCTGCACGGCTGCCCCCGAGAGGAGGTGGTGCGACTGAAGCAGAAGCGCCGCACGCTCAAGAACCGCGGCTACGCGCAAAACTGCAGGTCGAAGAGGCTGCAGCAGCGCCACGACCTCGAACAGACCAACAGGAGCCTGCAGAACGAGCTGCACAGGATCAAGATGGAGCTGGCGCGGGTCAGCCAGGAGCGGGACCTGCTCAAGCAGAGGCTGCAGATCGGACGGCAGTCGCAGATACAGCACCTCAACTCCGACGGCCAGAGCTCCCCGGAGTTCTACCTGTGA
- the SmF gene encoding small nuclear ribonucleoprotein F — protein MSTSMPINPKPFLNSLTGKAVMVKLKWGHEYKGYLVSVDGYMNLQLANTEEFIDGNMTGNLGEVLIRCNNVLFIRGAEEEDEEGETKD, from the exons ATGTCGACGTCGATGCCAATAAATCCTAAACCCTTCCTGAACAGCCTTACCGGCAAGGCTGTGatggtaaaattaaagtgGGGACACGAATATAAAGGTTATCTTGTGTCGGTTGATGGTTACATGAACCTTCAACTCGCAAACACCGAAGAATTTATAGACGGAAACATGACTG gTAACCTAGGTGAAGTACTTATTAGGTGTAATAATGTCCTCTTCATAAGGGGTGCTGAAGAAGAAGATGAAGAGGGCGAAACGAaagattaa
- the LOC138131315 gene encoding calmodulin-like protein 4 yields the protein MARYFKEQDIDEFRECFYLFARSGHIKSLDELTVIMRSLGLSPTISELAGYFKQKGSKMTFADFLEVMHIHSRTENLPKEVVDAFKAGDPQGKGLITAKQLRHMLQNWGECLSAKEVDRIFREANVNNNSMVRYEDFVKIACAPVPDYY from the exons ATG GCCCGCTACTTCAAGGAGCAGGACATCGACG AGTTCCGCGAATGTTTCTACCTTTTCGCCCGATCCGGCCACATCAAGTCCCTGGACGAGCTGACGGTGATCATGAGGAGTCTAGGTCTGTCCCCCACGATCTCCGAACTAGCTGGCTACTTCAAGCAAAAGGGTAGCAAAATGACCTTCGCCGACTTCCTGGAGGTGATGCACATTCACTCGAGGACCGAGAATCTGCCCAAGGAAGTGGTGGACGCGTTCAAGGCCGGCGACCCCCAAGGCAAGGGGCTCATCACGGCCAAGCAACTGCGCCACATGTTGCAAAATTGGGGCGAGTGTTTGTCCGCGAAGGAAGTCGACCGGATTTTTAGGGAGGCCAACGTTAATAACAACAGCATGGTACGGTATGAGGATTTCGTGAAAATTGCCTGTGCACCTGTACCTGACTACTACTGA
- the DPCoAC gene encoding mitochondrial coenzyme A transporter SLC25A42 isoform X1, which yields MAKTSHAPLETQLSNTQIVLTSLCAGAVAGALAKTTIAPLDRTKINFQISNRPYSTKKALKFLLQTYREQGFFALWRGNSATMVRIVPHAAIQFTAHEQWKKILKVDNKNSSPKKLFLAGSLAGATSQSLTYPLDVARARMAVTRKQEYATLRQVFYKVFHEEGIAAFYKGYIPTIAGVVPYAGVSFFTYDTLKMLYRGIFLRHLVQTLILMILDYAKLDYDATLNPVFSLGFGAIAGMLGQCSSYPLDIVRRRMQTDTQGKYKSIRATIRIIYQEGIIGGFYKGLSMNWIKGPIAVGISYSSYDNIRSLLRQLSTKYNNRKFL from the exons ATGGCTAAAACCAGCCATGCACCCCTCGAAACACAACTGAGCAACACTCAAATAGTCCTAACTAGTCTCTGTGCGGGCGCCGTGGCCGGGGCCTTGGCCAAAACAACGATAGCTCCACTAGACCGCACGAAAATCAATTTCCAAATAAG CAACCGACCCTACTCTACTAAGAAAGCTTTAAAATTCCTGCTGCAGACGTACAGGGAGCAGGGTTTCTTCGCGCTATGGCGGGGCAACAGCGCGACCATGGTCAGGATAGTGCCGCACGCCGCCATCCAGTTCACGGCACACGAACAGTGGAAGAAGATTTTAAAGGTGGACAACAAGAACAGCTCACCCAAGAAGTTGTTCTTGGCGGGCTCTCTAGCGGGGGCCACGTCGCAGTCTCTTACTTACCCACTTGATGTGGCAAGGGCTCGAATGGCCGTTACGCGCAAGCAGGAGTACGCCACTCTGAGACAGGTCTTTTACAAAGTGTTCCACGAAGAGGGCATCGCAGCGTTCTACAAGGGGTACATCCCGACGATAGCGGGGGTCGTGCCCTACGCCGGAGTCTCGTTTTTTACATACGACACGCTAAAAATGCTCTACAGAGGTATATTTCTTCGCCACTTGGTTCAAACTCTGATCTTGATGATTCTAGATTACGCTAAGCTTGACTACGATGCTACTCTAAATCCTGTTTTTAGCCTAGGTTTTGGAGCCATAGCCGGCATGCTAGGTCAGTGTAGTAGTTATCCGTTAGATATTGTAAGAAGAAGAATGCAGACTGATACTCAAGGGAAATACAAGTCAATAAGGGCAACAATTAGAATAATTTAtca AGAGGGAATCATCGGTGGGTTTTACAAGGGATTGTCGATGAACTGGATCAAGGGGCCCATCGCTGTAGGCATTAGCTATTCTAGTTATGATAACATTAGGAGCCTTCTGCGCCAGCTATCCACGAAATATAATAATAGAAagtttttgtag
- the DPCoAC gene encoding mitochondrial coenzyme A transporter SLC25A42 isoform X2, whose amino-acid sequence MAKTSHAPLETQLSNTQIVLTSLCAGAVAGALAKTTIAPLDRTKINFQISNRPYSTKKALKFLLQTYREQGFFALWRGNSATMVRIVPHAAIQFTAHEQWKKILKVDNKNSSPKKLFLAGSLAGATSQSLTYPLDVARARMAVTRKQEYATLRQVFYKVFHEEGIAAFYKGYIPTIAGVVPYAGVSFFTYDTLKMLYRDYAKLDYDATLNPVFSLGFGAIAGMLGQCSSYPLDIVRRRMQTDTQGKYKSIRATIRIIYQEGIIGGFYKGLSMNWIKGPIAVGISYSSYDNIRSLLRQLSTKYNNRKFL is encoded by the exons ATGGCTAAAACCAGCCATGCACCCCTCGAAACACAACTGAGCAACACTCAAATAGTCCTAACTAGTCTCTGTGCGGGCGCCGTGGCCGGGGCCTTGGCCAAAACAACGATAGCTCCACTAGACCGCACGAAAATCAATTTCCAAATAAG CAACCGACCCTACTCTACTAAGAAAGCTTTAAAATTCCTGCTGCAGACGTACAGGGAGCAGGGTTTCTTCGCGCTATGGCGGGGCAACAGCGCGACCATGGTCAGGATAGTGCCGCACGCCGCCATCCAGTTCACGGCACACGAACAGTGGAAGAAGATTTTAAAGGTGGACAACAAGAACAGCTCACCCAAGAAGTTGTTCTTGGCGGGCTCTCTAGCGGGGGCCACGTCGCAGTCTCTTACTTACCCACTTGATGTGGCAAGGGCTCGAATGGCCGTTACGCGCAAGCAGGAGTACGCCACTCTGAGACAGGTCTTTTACAAAGTGTTCCACGAAGAGGGCATCGCAGCGTTCTACAAGGGGTACATCCCGACGATAGCGGGGGTCGTGCCCTACGCCGGAGTCTCGTTTTTTACATACGACACGCTAAAAATGCTCTACAGAG ATTACGCTAAGCTTGACTACGATGCTACTCTAAATCCTGTTTTTAGCCTAGGTTTTGGAGCCATAGCCGGCATGCTAGGTCAGTGTAGTAGTTATCCGTTAGATATTGTAAGAAGAAGAATGCAGACTGATACTCAAGGGAAATACAAGTCAATAAGGGCAACAATTAGAATAATTTAtca AGAGGGAATCATCGGTGGGTTTTACAAGGGATTGTCGATGAACTGGATCAAGGGGCCCATCGCTGTAGGCATTAGCTATTCTAGTTATGATAACATTAGGAGCCTTCTGCGCCAGCTATCCACGAAATATAATAATAGAAagtttttgtag